The Thermoanaerobaculia bacterium DNA window CGCCACCGCCGGCAGGAAGCGATCGAGCGGCAGAAACTCGGTGATGTGGCGCTCGAGGCCGAGCCGCTTGACTCCCGCGGCGGCGAGGATGATCGCGTCGTACTTGCCCTCCTCGACCCGGCGCACCCGCGTCGGCACGTTGCCGCGCAGGTCGACGAGCTCGAGGTCGGGGCGATAGCGGGCGAGCAGCGCGCGCCGTCGCAGGCTGCTGGTGCCGACCCTGCCGCCGGCCGGCAGCGTTGTGAAACCGGCCCCGGCGGCCCCGCCCGCGGCAATCCAGACGTCGCGCGGGTCTTCGCGCTCGAGCACCGCGGCGACCGCGAGCCCGGGAGGGAGCTCCGTCGGCAGGTCTTTCAGGCTGTGCACCGCGAGGTCGACATGGCCGGCGGCGAGCGCCTCTTCGATCTCCTTGGTGAAGAACGCCTTGCCGGGCACCTCGGAAAGCGGGCGGTCGAGGACATGGTCGCCCTCGGTGCGAATCTCCAGAATCTCGATTCCGGGCGCGCCCTCGAGGCGCGCGAGGAGGCCCGCGACATGATGAGCCTGCCAGAGCGCGAGCTCGGAGCCGCGGGTGCCGATGCGGAGCTTACGGTTCACGACGATTCCCCCTGAACGGTGAAGCGATAACCGACGCCGCGCACGGTATGGAAGTGCTGCGGCTGCTGCGGGTCGCGCTCGAAGCGCTTGCGCAGCCGGACGATGAAATTGTCGACCGTGCGGGTCGACGGAAAGAGCTCGTAGCCCCAGGCCTTGTCGAGCAGCTCCTCGCGCGAGACGACCTCGCCGACGCGCTCGGCGAGCACCTTGAGGATGACCGCCTCCTTCTGCGTCAGCGGCTGGAGAGTGCCGTCCCACGAGCGCCCCTGGAGGCTCCCGAAGTCGAACTCGTTGCCGCCGAAGCGCAACACCTGCGCGGCGCCCGCGGTGGCGCGCTCGTACCAGCTCCAGCGCCGCAGAATGGTCTTCACGCGCGCCAGCAGCTCCTGCAGGTGGAACGGTTTCGGCAGGTAGTCGTCGCCACCGGCCTCGAGCCCCTGCACGCGG harbors:
- the hemC gene encoding hydroxymethylbilane synthase; translated protein: MVVNRKLRIGTRGSELALWQAHHVAGLLARLEGAPGIEILEIRTEGDHVLDRPLSEVPGKAFFTKEIEEALAAGHVDLAVHSLKDLPTELPPGLAVAAVLEREDPRDVWIAAGGAAGAGFTTLPAGGRVGTSSLRRRALLARYRPDLELVDLRGNVPTRVRRVEEGKYDAIILAAAGVKRLGLERHITEFLPLDRFLPAVAQGAVAVEIRSGDDATRGWVSQLDHPPTQRATAAERALLSTLEGGCQVPVGALATLAGELLTLRSEVVSVDGSRYVSGRRSGPASDPEALGRALAGELIAGGAAEILAAIRRAGDAKP
- a CDS encoding response regulator transcription factor — its product is MSEPRAILVVEDEEHLAQGIAENLEAEGYRVSIVGEGRAALEMIRRGGHDLILLDVMLPGLDGFTICETARAEGVQTPVLFLTAKSSVDDRVQGLEAGGDDYLPKPFHLQELLARVKTILRRWSWYERATAGAAQVLRFGGNEFDFGSLQGRSWDGTLQPLTQKEAVILKVLAERVGEVVSREELLDKAWGYELFPSTRTVDNFIVRLRKRFERDPQQPQHFHTVRGVGYRFTVQGESS